The Acropora muricata isolate sample 2 chromosome 5, ASM3666990v1, whole genome shotgun sequence genome includes a window with the following:
- the LOC136916135 gene encoding uncharacterized protein isoform X2 — protein sequence MDFKALVLFFVLFVAAASGATVCKCAGEKKKEAPVEKYTLKVEDGKTQIEETIEIDIEKETETFEIPSDGDTSPSAPGDVKIVYDFNQNMAMYRLSNQKACFLKKSTSELPKPSDLKDLLDKKTTHSPTQATFRYTIVGNLNDRSILSDEMANMCAKYPIHLIRKRSPLSAELEKKEQIERTKRSPCSTVYVKQCYAPNSCYWHIILYCLWGDNVMSHMHFVFQTRSPVT from the exons ATG GACTTCAAAGCGCTCGTTTTGTTCTTTGTTCTCTTTGTTGCGGCCGCCTCAGGTGCCACAGTTTGCAAATGCGCAGgggaaaagaaaaag GAGGCGCCTGTGGAGAAATACACCCTGAAAGTGGAAGATGGAAAAACACAGATCGAAGAAACAATTGAAATTGACATCGAGAAAGAAACTGAGACTTTTGAAATTCCCAGCGATGGAGATACCAGCCCCAGTGCCCCAGGAGACGTCAAAATTGTTTACGATTTCAACCAG AACATGGCCATGTATCGCCTGTCCAACCAGAAAGCCTGTTTTCTGAAAAAATCTACGAGCGAGTTGCCGAAACCAAGCGACCTAAAAGACTTGCTTGATAAG aAGACGACCCACTCCCCAACTCAGGCAACGTTTCGGTATACGATTGTCGGAAATCTCAATGATCGCTCTATTCTGAGTGATGAGATGGCAAACATGTGCGCAAAGTACCCAATTCATCTCATCAGAAAGCGAAGCCCCCTTTCAGCCGAATTGGAAAAGAAGGAGCAAATTGAAC GTACAAAACGTTCCCCTTGTTCTACAGTCTACGTCAAACAATGCTATGCACCGAATTCCTGCTATTGGCATATCATTCTCTATTGCCTTTGGGGAGACAATGTGATGTCCCACATGCATTTTGTCTTTCAAACGAGATCCCCAGTGACGTAA
- the LOC136916135 gene encoding uncharacterized protein isoform X1 yields the protein MQDFKALVLFFVLFVAAASGATVCKCAGEKKKEAPVEKYTLKVEDGKTQIEETIEIDIEKETETFEIPSDGDTSPSAPGDVKIVYDFNQNMAMYRLSNQKACFLKKSTSELPKPSDLKDLLDKKTTHSPTQATFRYTIVGNLNDRSILSDEMANMCAKYPIHLIRKRSPLSAELEKKEQIERTKRSPCSTVYVKQCYAPNSCYWHIILYCLWGDNVMSHMHFVFQTRSPVT from the exons ATG CAGGACTTCAAAGCGCTCGTTTTGTTCTTTGTTCTCTTTGTTGCGGCCGCCTCAGGTGCCACAGTTTGCAAATGCGCAGgggaaaagaaaaag GAGGCGCCTGTGGAGAAATACACCCTGAAAGTGGAAGATGGAAAAACACAGATCGAAGAAACAATTGAAATTGACATCGAGAAAGAAACTGAGACTTTTGAAATTCCCAGCGATGGAGATACCAGCCCCAGTGCCCCAGGAGACGTCAAAATTGTTTACGATTTCAACCAG AACATGGCCATGTATCGCCTGTCCAACCAGAAAGCCTGTTTTCTGAAAAAATCTACGAGCGAGTTGCCGAAACCAAGCGACCTAAAAGACTTGCTTGATAAG aAGACGACCCACTCCCCAACTCAGGCAACGTTTCGGTATACGATTGTCGGAAATCTCAATGATCGCTCTATTCTGAGTGATGAGATGGCAAACATGTGCGCAAAGTACCCAATTCATCTCATCAGAAAGCGAAGCCCCCTTTCAGCCGAATTGGAAAAGAAGGAGCAAATTGAAC GTACAAAACGTTCCCCTTGTTCTACAGTCTACGTCAAACAATGCTATGCACCGAATTCCTGCTATTGGCATATCATTCTCTATTGCCTTTGGGGAGACAATGTGATGTCCCACATGCATTTTGTCTTTCAAACGAGATCCCCAGTGACGTAA
- the LOC136917631 gene encoding protein ST7 homolog: MADDLSGVQRSFSKIKQWVGWSWTYLWGFWFLLVIFLLYVLRTPLRLKENLNLAALFLNTLTPKFYVALTGTSSFISGIILIFEWWYFQKYGTSFIEHVSLSHLAPLLGTSENAPQNNSQQNVAECKVWRNPGNLFRGSEYNRYYWVTGKEPLTYYDMNLSAQDHQTFFTCDSDIESSDLSDELMLRAWRERDQEKRIKIAHQALEHNANCPTALILLAEEETKTILEAEKLFKQALKASETLLRNYTSVNPDTKEEVIHRRDTNVCVYIRRRLAMCARKLGRVKEAIKMMRDLMKEFPLMSVLNIHENLLEALLEIQAYSEMQQVLAKYDDISLPKSATICYSAALLKARAVCDKFSPEVAAKRGLSPAEMAAVEAIHRAVEFNPHVPKYLLEQKSLILPPEHILKRGDSEAIAYSFFHLTHWKKVEGALNLLHCTWEGTFRLVPYPLEKGHLFHPYPACTENADRELLPSHHELSIYPKKELPFFILFTAALCSFTAMLALLTHQFPEPMANAAKTFLSWISTPLNLIIQKFEDFFPAHIWHQLTRI; encoded by the exons atggcggacgatcTGAGTGGAGTTCAGAGATCATTTAGCAAAATTAAGCAATGGGTCGGCTGGTCGTGGACTTACTTATGGGGATTTTGGTTTCTCCTTGTTATATTTTTACTTTACGTGCTTCGCACGCCACTGCGCCTCAAAGAAAACTTGAATTTAG CTGCTCTGTTCTTGAACACATTGACACCAAAATTTTATGTGGCCCTGACAGGAACATCATCATTCATATCAGGGATCATTCTA ATCTTTGAGTGGTGGTATTTTCAGAAATATGGTACGTCATTCATAGAACATGTGTCACTGTCGCATCTGGCTCCTCTTTTGGGAACCTCAGAAAATGCTCCTCAAAATAATTCTCAACAGAATGTGGCAG AATGTAAAGTTTGGAGAAATCCAGGAAATCTTTTTCGTGGTTCTGAATACAATAG ATATTATTGGGTGACAGGGAAGGAGCCACTTACGTATTATGATATGAATTTATCAGCACAGGACCACCAG ACATTCTTTACATGTGATAGTGATATTGAAAGCTCAGATCTCTCTGATGAAT TGATGTTAAGGGCTTGGCGAGAAAGAGATCAAGAAAAAAGGATCAAAATAGCTCATCAAGCTTTAGAACATAATGCAAA TTGTCCTACAGCTCTTATTTTGCTTGCTGAAGAGGAAACAAAAACTATATTAGAG GCTGAAAAATTGTTTAAACAAGCACTGAAAGCCAGTGAAACATTGTTAAGAAACTACACTTCAGTCAATCCTGACACAAAGGAAGAAGTTATTCATA gAAGAGACACAAATGTTTGCGTTTACATCAGAAGAAGGCTAGCAATGTGTGCACGCAAACTTGGAAGAGTCAAAGAGGCTATTAAAATGATGAGAGAT ttaatgaAAGAATTTCCGCTTATGAGCGTTCTTAATATCCATGAGAATCTCTTGGAAGCTTTGCTGGAAATTCAAGCTTATTCTGAAATGCAG CAAGTTCTAGCGAAGTACGATG ATATAAGTCTCCCAAAATCAGCTACCATATGTTACTCTGCTGCTCTCCTCAAGGCTCGAGCTGTTTGTGATAA ATTCTCTCCGGAAGTTGCAGCGAAGAGAGGCCTCAGTCCTGCTGAAATGGCAGCTGTTGAAGCGATACACAGAGCGGTAGAATTCAATCCTCACGTTCCAAAA TATCTTCTAGAGCAAAAGAGTCTCATCCTACCTCCTGAGCATATTTTGAAGCGAGGTGACAGTGAGGCGATAGCttattctttctttcatttaacGCATTGGAAGAAAGTCGAGGGTGCACTGAACCTACTTCACTGCACGTGGGAAGGAA CATTTCGCCTCGTCCCCTATCCCCTGGAAAAAGGGCATTTGTTTCATCCTTACCCAGCTTGCACCGAGAATGCAGACCGGGAACTTTTGCCAA GTCATCACGAACTCTCAATTTACCCCAAGAAAGAACTTCCTTTCTTCATTCTGTTTACCGCTGCCTTATGCTCCTTCACTGCAATGCTGGCTCTTCTTACGCACCAGTTTCCTGAACCTATGGCCAACGCGGCCAAAACT tttctGAGCTGGATTTCAACACCCCTCAACCTGATCATACAGaagtttgaagatttctttCCAGCACACATTTGGCATCAGTTGACACGTATCTGA